The following coding sequences are from one uncultured Desulfobacter sp. window:
- a CDS encoding RHS repeat-associated core domain-containing protein — protein sequence MNIPDLKMVIAGSILILSLALVPSQAFADCSCSIGSNWISNVGIEHIATTCPSKPPSESHTYTYKQYAVRCQGSSLYNWAFWGDTTRSPGALSSYLVSQGYRVLRNASGTHIVSVGSRFTGTIAGVNFSGKPAGIYTADFDTYCCTLPNNTYSCTSHAPTDNDGDGFTSCTDCDDSDPSKTVGDSCYTSVPEDTILGQAQVCMLEPAMKGNPINIENGNKYEISSDMFLPTPHKSRFAFRRFYNSRASGSGTLGYGWRHSYDISLTTGLMLDSISHIRIQDQTGRGRYFIQAGDNTWKGVFKEKSYVTAEADTTYTWHKTDGTRLNFSSSGLLQWIEDAHSNRFAMTYDGLSRLSGITDQASGRAYTIQYNADSRVQTITGPVTAAVTDGILATFDYDSSGNLVSVTYPDGSGYDYEYTDSTDSHNLTAKKDKAGHLLTSWSYDSQDRATASVSRDGSKTISINYVDASTVELTDAYGTLRTYTFTTFDNHFRRITSVSGPPECPSCSGDGPVRYEYDADLNITEKEFANGIINTYGNFDERGNPGTVTLASGTPEQQQITYTYHETLSSPLSITRDSALGTGQKMTVYDFDDDGNSTPNEDPTLLVHKKIETGYTKNAADEIVSYEYTTEYTYNTKGQLTEIDGILPGTTDTITYEYDLISGDLLTVTKPLIGTTTFGSYDGQGNPGLMTDVNTRQTAFTYDGRNRLLTTTFEGIQTSRTFTPAGEVDTITAPGSRTLTYTYDPVYGRLSRITDNQGSYHYYDYDANGNLTEQSIYNNADALQKQTRFDYQHPDYPGRLWKIIQPDDSEIIYGYDAVGNVNAIENERLITTTYSYDPLNRLEQAIQPDTIVTDYSYDNQDNLTLIQDPGSNATNYVLDDYGRILSETSPDRGETIYVYDLSSNQVAVTHANGTESVYTYDVLNRLVSVAFPDTSQNLTYEYDTGTDGMGRLTGITDPGGQSTFIYSTYGSIAGQTRMQTGLADAVTSFGYDPLTGDRASMTYPSGLALTYQYDSTGRPLQVLADGQPLASDITYMPFGPVKSFSFGEDVVTVDKTYTQRYQIERILAGDMDFNYQYYPDGTVQTITGVPSIIAITSSATDFFYQTGSNRLDYSTGTQAKTYTTDNHGNIISDGTLTYIYNQNNRLTEVKNGSTTIVEYVYDAFQRRVKKITSGTTICYHYDDQNRLISETDGSGNPLRDYVYLGDTPVAMKLYGTNAGIYYMVTDHLGTPQQIFDNTGTTVWEAAYLPFGSAQIRMGAITCNLRFPGQYYDSETGLHYNGHRYYDPETGRYITPDPIGLAGGINPFVYSLNNPINFIDPSGLNTTTFPGSPGLPIGGLPGTVFEPGSHANDLFVRDVTSIIELMDPRPLINDIINLWNKSTENSDSDGCSNDDALDDYPADPDDWTPPEGWEETKAGEKTGGKHRQWRGPDGQLRRWDREGREAGKDRGPHWHDPRYPEKHILPNR from the coding sequence ATGAACATACCTGATTTAAAAATGGTAATAGCGGGCAGCATACTTATCCTTTCCCTGGCCCTGGTTCCCAGCCAGGCATTTGCCGACTGCAGCTGCAGCATAGGCAGTAATTGGATATCCAATGTCGGAATTGAACACATTGCCACCACGTGCCCTTCTAAACCACCCTCAGAAAGCCATACCTACACATACAAGCAATATGCTGTCCGGTGCCAGGGAAGCTCATTGTACAACTGGGCATTTTGGGGGGATACAACAAGATCTCCGGGGGCATTGAGCAGCTATCTGGTGTCCCAGGGATACCGGGTACTGAGGAATGCTTCCGGTACGCATATCGTTTCTGTAGGAAGCAGATTCACAGGGACCATTGCCGGGGTTAACTTTTCCGGCAAGCCCGCAGGCATTTACACCGCAGATTTTGACACTTACTGCTGCACGCTTCCAAACAACACCTATTCCTGCACATCCCACGCCCCGACGGATAATGACGGAGATGGGTTTACATCATGTACAGACTGCGATGATAGTGATCCGTCAAAAACCGTAGGAGATTCCTGTTATACGAGCGTGCCGGAAGATACGATTCTCGGACAGGCGCAAGTCTGCATGTTAGAACCCGCCATGAAAGGCAATCCCATAAACATTGAAAATGGTAATAAATATGAAATCTCCAGCGATATGTTCCTGCCAACGCCCCATAAATCTAGATTTGCCTTCAGACGGTTTTATAACAGCCGGGCTTCAGGTTCCGGAACCCTTGGGTATGGGTGGCGCCATTCCTATGATATTTCTCTGACAACCGGCTTGATGCTGGACAGCATATCGCATATCCGCATCCAGGACCAGACCGGCAGGGGGCGATATTTTATACAGGCAGGCGATAATACCTGGAAAGGTGTGTTTAAAGAGAAAAGTTATGTAACAGCAGAGGCGGATACCACCTATACCTGGCATAAAACAGACGGCACCCGTTTGAATTTCAGCAGCTCCGGCCTGCTGCAGTGGATAGAGGACGCGCATAGCAACCGGTTCGCCATGACATATGACGGACTAAGTCGGCTTTCAGGCATCACCGACCAGGCCTCCGGTCGGGCATACACGATTCAGTACAATGCGGACAGCCGGGTGCAAACCATCACCGGACCTGTGACCGCCGCCGTAACCGACGGAATACTGGCCACATTTGATTATGACTCATCCGGCAACCTGGTTTCCGTCACCTATCCGGACGGTTCGGGATATGATTACGAATACACGGATTCAACTGATTCCCACAATCTGACTGCGAAAAAAGACAAGGCCGGTCACCTGCTGACATCCTGGAGTTACGACAGCCAGGACCGAGCAACGGCTTCAGTCAGCCGCGACGGGTCTAAGACAATTTCAATCAATTATGTGGATGCGTCAACCGTGGAACTTACGGATGCATACGGCACGTTGCGGACGTATACGTTTACCACATTTGATAACCATTTCAGAAGAATCACCTCGGTTTCGGGGCCTCCTGAATGTCCCTCCTGTTCCGGTGACGGCCCGGTCCGGTATGAATATGACGCCGACCTGAATATCACGGAAAAAGAGTTTGCCAACGGCATCATCAACACCTACGGCAATTTTGATGAGCGGGGCAATCCCGGCACGGTGACACTGGCCTCCGGAACTCCTGAGCAGCAGCAAATTACCTATACCTACCATGAAACCTTAAGCTCTCCTTTGAGCATTACCAGGGACTCCGCACTGGGCACCGGACAGAAGATGACGGTTTATGACTTTGATGATGACGGGAACAGTACCCCCAACGAAGACCCGACCCTGCTGGTCCATAAAAAAATAGAAACCGGGTACACCAAAAATGCGGCAGATGAAATTGTTTCCTATGAATATACCACTGAATACACCTACAACACCAAGGGGCAGTTGACCGAAATAGACGGTATCCTGCCCGGCACGACGGACACGATCACTTACGAATATGATCTTATATCCGGTGATCTGCTCACCGTTACAAAGCCCCTGATCGGCACCACCACCTTCGGCAGTTATGACGGCCAGGGCAATCCGGGACTGATGACGGATGTCAATACCCGGCAGACCGCATTCACCTACGACGGCCGCAACAGGCTTCTAACCACCACGTTTGAAGGCATTCAGACCAGCCGGACATTCACGCCTGCAGGCGAAGTTGACACCATCACAGCCCCGGGCTCAAGAACCTTAACCTATACTTACGATCCTGTTTACGGCAGGCTTTCCCGGATCACGGACAACCAGGGCAGCTACCACTACTATGATTATGATGCCAACGGTAACCTGACCGAACAATCCATATACAACAATGCGGATGCCCTTCAGAAACAAACAAGATTTGATTATCAACACCCGGATTACCCGGGCAGACTCTGGAAAATAATTCAGCCCGATGACAGTGAAATTATTTACGGGTACGATGCCGTGGGGAACGTCAATGCCATCGAGAATGAACGGCTGATAACGACAACCTACAGCTATGATCCGTTAAACCGGCTTGAACAGGCTATCCAACCGGATACCATTGTCACCGATTACAGCTATGACAACCAGGATAATTTAACCCTCATTCAGGACCCGGGAAGCAATGCAACCAACTATGTCCTGGATGATTACGGCAGGATACTGTCAGAGACATCCCCGGACAGAGGAGAGACTATATATGTGTACGATCTGAGCTCGAACCAGGTCGCCGTCACTCACGCCAACGGCACTGAATCTGTGTATACCTATGATGTGCTGAACCGGCTTGTATCGGTTGCCTTTCCCGACACATCCCAGAATCTGACGTATGAATATGATACCGGCACGGACGGCATGGGTCGGCTCACGGGCATCACTGATCCGGGGGGACAGAGCACATTTATCTACTCAACCTACGGTTCCATTGCTGGCCAGACCCGTATGCAGACCGGCCTGGCTGATGCCGTGACCTCGTTCGGATATGATCCTTTAACTGGCGACCGAGCCTCAATGACGTATCCCAGCGGCCTGGCGCTGACATACCAGTATGACAGCACCGGAAGGCCCTTACAGGTTCTGGCTGACGGACAGCCCCTGGCCTCCGATATCACCTACATGCCCTTCGGCCCGGTAAAAAGCTTCTCCTTTGGCGAGGATGTCGTTACCGTTGACAAGACCTATACCCAACGGTACCAGATTGAGCGTATCCTGGCCGGTGATATGGATTTTAATTACCAGTATTATCCTGATGGGACGGTTCAAACCATTACCGGCGTGCCTTCGATTATTGCAATCACATCGTCAGCGACAGATTTCTTTTACCAGACCGGATCAAACCGGCTGGATTATTCAACCGGGACCCAGGCTAAAACATACACCACGGACAATCATGGAAACATTATCTCAGATGGCACACTGACTTATATCTACAACCAGAACAACCGGCTCACTGAAGTGAAAAACGGCTCCACCACCATCGTTGAATATGTATATGACGCGTTTCAGCGCCGGGTTAAAAAAATTACCTCAGGCACGACCATCTGCTACCATTATGACGATCAAAATCGTTTAATCAGTGAAACTGACGGTTCCGGCAACCCGCTTAGGGATTACGTATATCTGGGGGATACACCCGTTGCGATGAAGCTATATGGAACCAATGCCGGAATTTACTATATGGTTACAGACCATTTAGGAACACCGCAGCAGATCTTTGACAACACCGGCACAACCGTATGGGAAGCTGCATATTTACCTTTCGGTTCTGCTCAAATTCGTATGGGAGCCATTACCTGCAACCTCAGGTTCCCGGGACAGTACTACGACAGTGAAACAGGACTCCATTACAATGGCCATAGATATTACGATCCAGAAACAGGACGGTACATCACTCCAGATCCAATAGGCTTAGCTGGTGGAATCAACCCTTTCGTTTATTCACTGAACAATCCAATCAACTTTATCGATCCATCGGGTTTGAATACAACTACGTTTCCTGGCTCTCCGGGGTTACCAATCGGCGGCTTACCAGGCACTGTATTTGAACCTGGTTCCCATGCCAACGATTTGTTTGTTCGAGATGTCACATCTATAATCGAATTGATGGATCCACGGCCCCTAATCAACGATATCATTAATCTTTGGAATAAGAGCACCGAAAATAGTGACTCCGATGGGTGTTCGAATGATGATGCTTTGGACGACTATCCTGCTGATCCTGATGACTGGACTCCACCTGAAGGTTGGGAAGAAACTAAAGCAGGGGAAAAAACTGGTGGCAAGCACCGGCAATGGCGTGGACCTGATGGACAGCTTAGGAGGTGGGATAGAGAAGGACGAGAAGCTGGCAAAGATAGAGGCCCCCATTGGCATGATCCTCGTTATCCAGAAAAACATATATTACCAAATAGATAA
- a CDS encoding Fe-Mn family superoxide dismutase: MDRRKFLKLSAGAGAFALLSMTGIGCKGPGGRMVIQESLPYKADALEPYISERTVLVHYGKHHAGYVKKMNAMIKGTVYADLDIETIIQKSYGKADEVGIFNNSAQVFNHTFYWNSMKPGGGGEPTGVLAEKIQADFGSYHGFKKAFTDAALSQFGSGWAWLVKDPENDTLKIIKTSNADTPIAQGVIPLLTIDVWEHAYYLDYQNRRADYVDTYLEHLVNWEFAEANLAC, translated from the coding sequence ATGGACAGAAGAAAATTTTTAAAACTCTCGGCCGGTGCGGGCGCCTTTGCACTGTTAAGTATGACCGGTATCGGCTGTAAAGGCCCTGGGGGGCGAATGGTAATCCAGGAGTCTCTACCCTACAAAGCCGATGCCCTTGAACCGTATATCTCTGAACGTACTGTTCTTGTTCACTATGGCAAACACCATGCCGGGTATGTGAAAAAAATGAACGCAATGATCAAGGGAACCGTCTACGCCGACCTGGATATTGAGACAATTATCCAGAAAAGTTACGGCAAGGCCGATGAGGTGGGTATTTTTAATAATTCTGCCCAGGTCTTCAATCATACTTTTTATTGGAACAGCATGAAACCGGGGGGCGGCGGTGAGCCGACCGGTGTCCTTGCCGAAAAAATCCAGGCGGATTTCGGCAGTTACCATGGGTTCAAAAAGGCCTTTACAGATGCCGCACTCTCCCAGTTCGGCAGCGGATGGGCATGGCTGGTCAAGGATCCGGAAAATGATACGCTGAAAATCATCAAAACCTCAAACGCCGATACCCCCATTGCCCAGGGGGTGATCCCGCTTCTTACCATTGATGTATGGGAACATGCCTATTATCTGGATTATCAGAACCGCAGGGCCGACTATGTAGATACATATCTGGAACACCTGGTGAACTGGGAATTCGCGGAGGCCAATCTGGCCTGTTAA
- a CDS encoding nicotinamide mononucleotide transporter, with protein sequence MDKKVPDRGWDRVVSWITYGFLVLGIGYSIMDYGGITSISQWLEICVVTGFLMGSYLLAKNNSNGWLFFILMNAGMGTLMLMQDKPLLFGQQMVSLCFGLYGFTAFKKSLRQ encoded by the coding sequence ATGGACAAAAAAGTACCTGACAGGGGGTGGGACAGGGTAGTCTCCTGGATTACCTATGGATTTCTGGTTTTAGGCATCGGGTACAGTATTATGGATTACGGCGGGATCACAAGCATTTCACAATGGCTGGAGATCTGTGTGGTGACAGGTTTCCTGATGGGAAGCTATCTGCTTGCAAAAAATAATTCCAACGGCTGGCTGTTTTTCATTCTTATGAACGCCGGCATGGGAACGCTGATGCTCATGCAGGACAAGCCGCTTTTGTTCGGCCAGCAGATGGTTTCCCTCTGTTTTGGTCTTTACGGCTTCACTGCCTTTAAAAAATCATTGCGTCAATGA
- a CDS encoding sodium:proton antiporter gives MNEYTLIQISGILIAATACQWIAWRVKIPGIVFLLITGILAGPVLGILNPEKMMGDLFFPFVSMSVALILFEGSLTLNFSEIRGLHMVVRNMVSFGMLVTWIITALAARLGLGLSWHISVLLGAITSVSGPTVIVPMLRTVRPNHNIANILRWEGIIVDPIGAAMAVLAYEFIISGSAQQAMGHTILVFVRLVATGTAVGMVCGYGFGMAIRKHWIPEFMHNLFAVSLVLGAFAFSNHLQHEAGLVAVTVMGIWLANMRDVPIGDILDFKEHISILLISVLFIMLAARLCIDELVALGWGMGFLFLAIQFLARPMNIMVSSIGSTLTWPERHLLAWIAPRGIVAAAISALFATQLEKAGYPDAGVLVPLTFFIIISTVIVQSITARPIALWLKVAEPTPNGFVIFGANRLGRAIGKALMDLGFQVQLADTGWDQVMKAKNEGLPTYFGNPVSEHADRHIPLVGIRGVLALFPHEAANVAVAIHYRLEFGADKIYILQSRAEDNRSTADRMSIENHGKILFGEKASYPAMATDLARGGHIITTKLTDKFTMVQFTEKHGEKALPLFAVDKTNRLHVYAHDSRINPEPGWSLVYMLKNGERSHSETGEDKHHIDPSRLKKGYSV, from the coding sequence ATGAATGAATACACGCTCATACAGATCTCCGGTATCCTGATCGCAGCCACGGCCTGTCAATGGATCGCCTGGCGGGTAAAGATACCGGGAATTGTTTTTCTTTTGATCACCGGCATCCTGGCCGGCCCTGTGCTGGGGATTTTAAACCCCGAAAAGATGATGGGGGATCTCTTTTTCCCCTTTGTCTCCATGTCCGTGGCCCTGATTCTGTTCGAGGGCAGCCTGACCCTGAATTTTTCGGAGATCCGGGGGCTTCATATGGTGGTCCGGAACATGGTCTCCTTCGGCATGCTGGTCACCTGGATCATCACAGCCCTGGCCGCCCGGCTGGGGCTGGGGTTATCCTGGCATATCAGTGTACTTCTTGGGGCCATCACATCCGTGAGCGGCCCCACCGTGATCGTGCCCATGCTGCGCACGGTCCGGCCCAACCATAACATTGCCAATATCCTCAGATGGGAAGGCATCATCGTAGACCCCATTGGTGCGGCCATGGCGGTTTTAGCCTATGAATTCATCATATCCGGATCAGCCCAGCAGGCCATGGGGCATACCATTCTGGTGTTCGTCCGCCTGGTTGCCACAGGCACGGCCGTCGGCATGGTCTGCGGATACGGATTCGGCATGGCCATACGCAAACACTGGATTCCCGAATTCATGCACAACCTCTTTGCCGTCTCCCTGGTGCTTGGCGCATTTGCGTTTTCCAACCATCTGCAGCATGAGGCGGGCCTGGTGGCTGTCACGGTCATGGGCATCTGGCTGGCCAACATGAGGGATGTACCCATCGGGGATATTCTGGATTTCAAGGAACACATCAGCATCCTGCTGATCTCCGTCCTTTTTATCATGCTGGCCGCCCGCCTCTGTATTGATGAACTGGTGGCCCTGGGCTGGGGCATGGGATTTTTATTCCTCGCCATTCAATTTCTGGCCCGGCCCATGAACATCATGGTCTCCAGTATCGGCTCAACCCTGACCTGGCCCGAGCGGCACTTGCTGGCCTGGATAGCCCCCCGGGGAATCGTCGCGGCGGCGATCTCAGCCCTGTTCGCCACCCAGCTTGAAAAGGCGGGCTACCCGGATGCAGGCGTCTTGGTCCCCCTGACCTTTTTTATTATTATCTCCACGGTCATCGTGCAAAGCATTACGGCACGCCCCATCGCCCTGTGGCTTAAGGTGGCCGAGCCCACCCCCAACGGTTTTGTCATCTTCGGGGCCAACCGCCTGGGGCGGGCCATCGGCAAGGCCTTGATGGATCTGGGGTTTCAGGTGCAGCTGGCCGATACCGGGTGGGACCAGGTGATGAAGGCCAAAAACGAAGGTTTGCCCACCTATTTCGGCAATCCCGTGTCCGAACATGCGGACCGGCATATTCCCCTTGTGGGCATCCGTGGGGTCCTTGCCCTCTTTCCCCATGAAGCGGCCAACGTGGCCGTGGCCATTCATTATCGCCTGGAGTTCGGGGCGGATAAAATCTATATTCTGCAGTCCCGGGCTGAAGACAACCGGTCGACGGCGGACCGGATGTCCATTGAGAACCATGGAAAAATCCTGTTTGGTGAAAAAGCGTCATATCCTGCCATGGCCACCGATCTGGCCCGGGGTGGACATATCATCACCACAAAGCTGACGGACAAATTCACCATGGTTCAATTCACAGAGAAACACGGTGAAAAAGCCCTGCCTTTGTTTGCCGTGGACAAGACCAACCGGCTTCATGTCTATGCCCACGACAGCCGAATCAATCCTGAGCCCGGCTGGTCCCTGGTTTATATGCTGAAAAATGGAGAACGCAGTCATTCAGAAACCGGAGAAGATAAACACCACATTGATCCTTCCCGTTTAAAAAAGGGATACAGTGTCTGA
- a CDS encoding cyclin-dependent kinase inhibitor 3 family protein: protein MVARTSHSHPLQIAEVQAGPDSGKIGITFCPGKHDLYAVTGVWARNLDLDLDVIKEWGASLVLTLLETAEMIDLKVPTLGEEIEARGMKWAHLPIIDYSVPDDKFELNWLRYGKEIRRRLCQGENILLHCKGGLGRAGMISARLLVELGTEPEKAIRMVRRARSGAIETHTQLALVKQTTVINEDP from the coding sequence ATGGTAGCAAGAACAAGCCATTCTCACCCACTTCAGATTGCTGAAGTTCAGGCCGGCCCCGACAGTGGAAAGATTGGGATCACTTTTTGTCCGGGAAAACATGATCTCTATGCTGTAACAGGTGTTTGGGCCAGAAATCTGGATCTTGATTTAGATGTAATAAAAGAGTGGGGTGCAAGTCTCGTACTTACGTTATTGGAAACGGCCGAAATGATAGACCTAAAAGTGCCGACATTGGGAGAGGAAATAGAAGCTCGAGGAATGAAATGGGCTCATTTACCGATTATAGATTATTCTGTGCCTGATGATAAATTTGAGCTAAACTGGCTTAGGTATGGTAAAGAAATCCGCCGGCGCTTGTGTCAGGGGGAAAATATACTGCTTCACTGCAAAGGCGGCCTGGGAAGAGCCGGGATGATATCCGCACGTCTATTGGTCGAGTTGGGAACCGAGCCGGAAAAGGCCATCAGAATGGTGCGCAGAGCACGATCCGGCGCCATTGAAACCCACACTCAGTTAGCATTGGTAAAACAAACCACAGTGATTAATGAAGATCCTTAA
- a CDS encoding HDOD domain-containing protein — protein sequence MKVFLARQPIFTKHKKLFGYELLFRSGTQNAFPDISGDVATTNLLSNLFFPFEVKQLLGNKKGLINFTRQLLLDKAPLFLPKEQFIIEVLEDVEPDDDIISSLALFKERGFDIALDDFIYHEKFEPIIQLSKIIKFDLIATPLPTLVDVIKDLKERYNIKILAEKVETYEEFKMAKEMGFNYFQGYFFAKPEVISTRGISSNHITKLKLVNEIGKKHINIVKIQNFIRNDVPLSFKLLKYVNSAYFNRRIPIDTIKDAIVFVGEEELRKFIKVVVVSDLGNAKPNELIRCSIIRARMCEKFSELFKSKFSAEELFTLGLFSYMDALMDCEMQDILKHLSFSDKMNQALLRNDNEFSRMLHIIIGFEQGNWDEQPIFKAFKGHEIEKKLPKLYADAIFMANAFYM from the coding sequence ATGAAAGTATTTTTAGCCAGGCAACCCATTTTTACGAAGCATAAAAAGCTGTTCGGATATGAACTACTTTTCAGGTCAGGTACACAAAATGCCTTTCCTGATATTTCTGGAGATGTCGCCACTACAAATCTTTTATCAAATCTATTCTTTCCGTTTGAAGTCAAACAGCTACTGGGTAACAAAAAAGGACTGATCAACTTTACCCGGCAACTACTGCTGGACAAAGCACCTCTGTTCCTACCTAAGGAACAGTTTATTATAGAAGTCCTCGAGGATGTCGAACCTGATGATGATATCATCTCCTCTCTTGCCTTGTTCAAGGAAAGGGGGTTTGATATTGCGTTGGACGACTTCATTTATCATGAAAAGTTTGAGCCAATAATTCAGTTGTCAAAAATTATTAAATTTGATCTGATTGCCACCCCATTGCCCACCCTGGTCGATGTCATTAAGGACCTGAAAGAAAGATATAATATTAAAATCCTGGCTGAAAAAGTTGAAACTTATGAAGAGTTTAAAATGGCGAAGGAAATGGGGTTCAATTATTTTCAAGGGTACTTTTTTGCCAAGCCTGAGGTTATTTCCACCAGGGGAATTTCTTCCAATCACATCACCAAACTCAAATTGGTCAATGAAATAGGAAAAAAGCATATAAATATTGTAAAAATCCAGAATTTCATACGTAATGATGTACCATTGTCATTTAAACTTCTAAAATATGTGAATTCAGCCTATTTTAACCGGCGTATACCAATTGATACGATAAAGGATGCCATTGTTTTTGTTGGAGAGGAAGAGCTCAGAAAATTTATTAAGGTTGTAGTGGTCTCTGATCTGGGCAATGCCAAACCCAATGAGTTGATCAGGTGCTCCATCATCCGGGCGAGAATGTGTGAGAAATTCAGCGAACTGTTTAAAAGTAAGTTTTCGGCTGAGGAACTATTTACCCTTGGACTTTTTTCATATATGGATGCTCTCATGGACTGCGAGATGCAGGATATCCTCAAGCATCTCTCTTTTTCTGATAAAATGAATCAGGCCTTGCTTAGGAATGACAATGAATTTTCAAGAATGTTGCATATCATTATTGGATTTGAACAAGGCAACTGGGATGAGCAACCTATTTTCAAAGCGTTCAAAGGTCACGAAATTGAAAAGAAACTCCCCAAACTCTATGCCGATGCCATTTTCATGGCCAATGCATTCTACATGTAA
- a CDS encoding HD domain-containing phosphohydrolase gives MGHINTSVDRLIKIVQQGGSIRTGIDVYNSKKIKTIDKYSIINDVNILLKLKAEGIGALPINRKLGGGTWDNQGTELKLMRGDKAPLVEQDGIPGLPEIDKKIKKIEEIRKEATVKFENAKKNIKKVISDIKVTGGEFDYDQVENTVTELLDFINTDESAFSLLTREIFSYDDYLYNHSINVCTIGTPVVKHFIDKYGKQFGMNHPEKIKEISIGYFMHDAGKVLIPEEILNKKGPLTDKEFDVVKTHSYKLGMQIFEKNHLNAPLITDSVRWHHAPMYTDEERCYPNDVEPEEIPPYVKICKLVDVYDALTSVRCYKSAFNPIEVVTDLFTKYSKKSKLVQKVLLCFINVVGIYPPGSVVFLNDGRMAYIIDSKGPIVLVFSDDRGISLKRQPDPIDLSDSNSVAIGLKINHKRPMAKPMAVYDKLPKNLREMIFSR, from the coding sequence ATGGGACATATAAACACATCTGTTGACCGATTAATTAAAATCGTTCAGCAGGGCGGAAGTATCCGAACCGGTATTGATGTCTACAATTCAAAAAAAATAAAAACAATTGATAAGTATAGCATAATCAACGATGTGAATATTTTGCTGAAATTAAAGGCCGAAGGGATTGGCGCTCTTCCTATCAACCGCAAATTAGGGGGCGGTACATGGGATAATCAAGGTACGGAGTTAAAGCTTATGCGGGGGGACAAGGCTCCTCTCGTCGAACAAGACGGCATCCCTGGGCTTCCTGAAATTGATAAAAAAATAAAAAAAATTGAAGAAATTAGAAAAGAGGCCACCGTCAAATTTGAGAATGCCAAAAAAAACATTAAAAAAGTCATCTCCGATATCAAAGTTACGGGCGGCGAGTTTGATTATGATCAGGTGGAAAATACTGTTACGGAACTATTGGATTTCATAAACACCGACGAAAGTGCCTTTTCCCTGTTAACCCGTGAAATATTCAGTTACGACGACTATCTTTATAATCATTCCATTAATGTGTGTACCATCGGAACCCCCGTAGTAAAGCATTTCATCGACAAATACGGTAAACAGTTCGGGATGAATCATCCGGAAAAAATTAAGGAAATCTCCATTGGTTATTTTATGCACGATGCTGGTAAAGTCTTAATCCCGGAAGAGATTTTAAATAAAAAGGGCCCCTTAACTGACAAAGAGTTTGACGTGGTAAAGACCCATTCCTATAAACTGGGCATGCAGATTTTTGAAAAGAATCATCTTAACGCACCCCTGATTACTGATTCGGTCAGATGGCATCATGCCCCTATGTACACGGATGAGGAACGATGTTATCCCAATGACGTGGAACCTGAAGAGATCCCCCCCTATGTGAAGATATGTAAGTTAGTGGATGTTTATGATGCGCTGACATCTGTCAGGTGTTACAAAAGTGCATTTAATCCCATCGAAGTGGTTACGGATCTGTTTACAAAATATTCAAAGAAAAGCAAATTGGTGCAGAAGGTTCTTCTTTGCTTTATCAATGTGGTAGGAATTTATCCGCCGGGAAGTGTGGTATTTTTAAACGATGGCCGGATGGCTTATATAATAGATTCCAAAGGGCCAATCGTATTGGTTTTCAGTGATGACAGGGGGATCTCCTTGAAACGGCAGCCAGACCCCATTGACCTTTCAGATTCCAATAGTGTTGCAATCGGCCTAAAAATTAATCATAAGCGGCCCATGGCTAAGCCGATGGCAGTGTATGATAAACTGCCGAAGAATTTAAGGGAAATGATCTTTTCTAGATAG